From a single Phalacrocorax carbo chromosome 10, bPhaCar2.1, whole genome shotgun sequence genomic region:
- the LOC135315220 gene encoding NADH-quinone oxidoreductase subunit I 2-like, with translation MPAAAACPAPPPALAAPPAPAPRAPAAPRAPAAAAAAPSPEALGNKAGKDEENWLGSPGTPSSSGAFGFCSWSREKLSHPEHCSDSGKDQGYHRERYQSSLDEGNVSRPDC, from the exons ATGCCCGCGGCCGCGGCATGCCCTGCACCACCACCGGCACTTGCGGCACCTCCGGCACCGGCACCACGGGCACCGGCGGCACCACGGGCACCagcggcagccgccgccgctccgTCTCCTGAGGCGCTGG GGAATAAAGCTGgcaaagatgaagaaaattgGCTGGGCTCTCCTGGTACTCCAAGCTCTTCTGGTGCCTTTGGATTTTGTTCGTGGAGCAGAGAAAAGTTATCCCATCCTGAACATTGCAGTGATTCTGGGAAGGACCAAGGATATCACAGAGAGAGATATCAGAGCTCTCTGGACGAGGGAAATGTCAGCAGACCTGACTGTTGA